The following DNA comes from Chromatiales bacterium.
GCCGGCTGCGATATCTGGTGCAACCTTGTAAAGGTTACTCATGGCTTCGCCGCAGATTTCCAATACGCGCTCGACTGCCGCTTGCGTCTTTTCATCAACCAGGTACTGCTCAAGGCTGATTCCAGAAGTGAAACGGATGGCCGACCCAGCGTAGTGCTCAATATCCTCAAGATAAACGCCGGGGTCACGCTGCGGCATACACCGGTGCCTTGCTGTGCTCGATGTAATAGCGCAATCGACGATTGCGAACCGCCTTCAGTTCCACAAGATCTACAGTCCGTCCAAACAAGGCTTCGAGCGATTCCTTGAGTCGCATGAAATTGCTGAAGCTGCTTGCGCTACCCGGTGCAAACTCGACCAGCACATCGATATCACTGCGAGCCGGATCGAAGTCGTCCCGCAAGATGGACCCGAACAGTTCCAGCTTGTGAACGCCATGAAGGCGGCACAAGTCGGCAATTGCCTTGCGGTTTTGCTCGATCAGTGGATGCATGGGCCAATTCTACGTTGTGTCACGATGGCGACAATAGCCCCGGTACCTGGAGTTGCGGGGCTCTGCGAGCTGCAATTGGGGCTATTCCGCTGAAAGCACGACTATTGTGGCTCCCATCCAGGTGTCTGTCAGTTCAGGGTGGTAACCCGTATCATTTCATCATTCGTTTATAGACGACCACGGGTCTGCTGTGGTACATCACTGGGTACGGCGCTGGTGGCACGAATTTCGGAGCGTTTGATGAAGAAAAAGAGAACGGGAACCGTCAGGCCGCATCGCCAGGTGATGGGCGAACTGCTGCGCGCAGATCCCGATCTGGCCATCGAGATGCTCAATGACACCTTGCGCGATGGCAAGCCGGAGGAAATCGCCGTGGCGGTCCGGCGGGTGGCCGACGCGTTCGGTGGGCTGCCGCACATTGCGCGGCGCGTGGGGGTCAATGTGACGCAGGCCTACCGGTCCCTGTCGCGGCATGGCAACCCGTCGTTTCGCACCGTGCATGCGGTGCTCCGCGAGGCGGGCCTGGAAATCTCGGTTCGGCTGCGGGCGTAACCAGTTCACGCTTCGGGAGCGTTCCAGAGACCACGCGGGAAGCCCAAAGCCTAGCTCTCATCCAGCAGCGCGACAAAATCCGTTCTTCGCTCCTCGCGCGCTTCGTCATCGTCATCCAGGTACCAGACTGCGTCATGGGTGTCGTCGGCCCATGGCCTTTCCGTTATCAGGTAGCCAAGCGCATTGATGACGAAAACTCCGGGGGAGGCATACCAGTTGTCGTCACGATTGAACCCATATTCATCAAGGTCTTCGCCCTCAGATACCGTCCATACATGCTCAATGGGCAACGATCTGGCTTCATCGTGGCAGTACAGATCGCCGTTTGGCTTTGCATGCGCGCCCCAGTGCGCAACGAAATCCTGCTCAGAAATGAAGTCGTATCCACTTATCTTCATGACGAGACTCCTGCGGTGTTTGCGCCTTCCAGACGACTCCTGTGACGAGTCACGAAATCGATCTCTGGAATAAACTTGTCCGGCAAGGAAATTGAAGTACCTTCAATCGACCAAAATACCTCGCGCAAGAACTTGTCTCTTGTCGTCTTCAGTTGCTCCGATAGCACGATACGATAGTCGTCAGTCAAGGAGAACAGGTGGCTATCGAAAGCCTTGTCGTGTATTGCAGAAAGGCATAGGCCGTTACCCGGATGCAAACGGATAGACGCGTCATCTCTCCAGGGAACGATATGACTTGCGACGAGAAATCGTCCATCGCTGACTCCGGAAATACAACACTTGTTGCCATAGCTGCTTAAGATGGCGCGGCGAAAGAATGCCTGGCCAATGCGCTGCCGTACCAATGCCTCGCGAGTTTCTCCCGAATAATCTGCTTCGGTATCACGATCAGCAGCTGGCGGTATTTTGTCGCTCCTCGCGGCCAGCAGGCGTGATCTCAGCAACTCGCACTCATCAATTAGTTGCTCCCAGTTGGCATGGAACTCTCTCCATACTTCGCGATCAAGAGCAGAAGCATTACTCAGTCCGCTCCGCCCACTTTCGCGGATTGCCGGGTCGAGACTGGCGATGTTCACGCATTTCATCGCAAGAGCACCTGGCGTACGGCCGATCAAGTTTGCCAGCTCTATAACTCTCTTGTTTTTGCCGTGCAGTTGGCCAAAAGGGGTCTCGCAATAGAATTGGAAAGCGAGCAAGGTCTGCTCTCTCGACCAATTGGCTGACCGTCTTGCGCCTTTCTTAGGTGATTTGGCCGCGTCGCTCATTCATTCACCTCGGGCATCGGCTATTGTTGCCGAATGTGCCCCAATACTAAGCTGCGGGCTATTCGGCATCAAAAGGGAGACCCTCATGCGTAACCTCACAATCACCCTCGCCGCACTCGCCATCACCGCCTGCGGTAAACCCGCAGAACCACCCGAACCGAAAGCCTATGACCCGGCTTCGGATGTGATCGGCGCGCCCTTGCACGAGGCACTCGACAAGGCTTCCGGTGTCGAGGACCTCAACGCCGGGCGCAAGAACGAGCTGGACGAGGCGATCGACGCCGGCAGTTCAGGGGCCGAGTAGCCGCTTCGCCTTACCAGCCGAGGACGCGGCCATCCTTGTAGTCGAGGAACTGGCCGTTCTGTTTGATGGTCAGGCCGTCGATGACCTTCAGCATGGCGCTCACGCTCTCGGCCGGTTCGATGGCACCCGGCTGGCGAATGTTCTTGCCATAGCCGAACTCACCCGGTGCGGGCTCGGTATTCACGGAGCCGGGTGACAGTGCGATGGTGGTCACGCCCTTGTTCTTCGTTTCAAAGCTGAACGCGTAGACGAGCATGTTCAGCGCCGCCTTGCTGGCGCGGTACTCGAACATGATCGGCCCCTTCGGACCCTCGGTGAAAGACCCGCCCTTGCTGGAGATGAACACGATCTTTTTCTGCTGCGAGGCCGTCACGTTGGGCAGAAAGGTGCTTGCCACCTTGATCGCGCCGAGGGCATTGGTCTCGAGACTGTTGCGCGCGACGGCGTAGTCGATCATCTCCGCCTTGCCGCTGAAGGCGGTCTTGAGGCGCGGGGTGATCGCGGCGTTGCTGATCAGCACATCGATCGGCTGATCCTTGTAGCGGGCCGCCAGCGCGTCGATGCCCGGATGATCGGTGACATCCAGTTTTTCGATCACGACGCCGGGATGGTCCTTGGCCAGCGCCTGCAGTTCCGTTGCGTCGTCCGGATTGCGGGCTGTCGCGATCACATTCCAGCCGCGTGCGGCGATCTGCTGCACATACTCGAGGCCGATGCCGCGATTGGCGCCGGTGATCAGTACGGTGGGCTGATCCGGCTTGAGGCCGGCGAGGCTGGCCTGTGCGACGAGGAGGAGGGCGCAGCCGATCAGGCGGGTGAATGTGGTACGCATGGATGAATGATCCTTTCGGTCGGGGCGAACGATGCCGCCAGTATAAGGACCCGGCCGGCCGGCCATGCAGGATCGGCGCAAGACGCCACGGAGTGGATCGCGCCTGCCGCGTGCAGCCGGCCCCTGTTCAGGGCGGCGGGTGCCGGCGTTCCCGCAATTGCTGGCGCTGCTCCGGCGTCAGGTCGCGGAAGCGCTGGCGCAGGCGTTCACGCTGTTCCGGCGACAGGTCCTGGAATCGCTGCTGCGCATTCCGCAGTCGCGCGCGCTCTTCCGGTGGCAGCCGGCGGAACCGCTGGAAGCGCTGCCGCGCGCGGGCCTGCTGTTCGGGGCTCATGCGACGCCAGGTCTGCATCCGATCGCGCATTCCCTGTTGCTGTTCAGGAGTCAGGCTGTTCCATCGCTCGGCGCCGCGCAGCAGTTTTTGGCGGCGCTCTTCCGGTATGGCTGGCCATTTGTCAGCCAGCGGTGCGAGCAATTCCTGCTGCCGTGTCGTGAGTTCCGCCCATTCCTGCGCGAGTACCGGTTGCAGGTTCGCGGCAAACAGCAGGCAGCAGAGCAGGATGCGCTTCATGTGGGCTGCTCCTCTGCTGCTTCCTGGCTTAGCCACTCGTAGAAATCGAGGTTCTCCAGCAGGTCGAGGGTTTCGTCAGCGTCGCCTCCGCCGGTTAGCGGTTCGTCGGTCGCCGGGCTGATGATTTCGTTGTTGCCGGCGGCAGCCAGCAGGGTGCTTTCAAATTCTGCCGCTGCGGGCTGCCCGGTATCGGCCGGTTGCCTGAGAGCGACAGCCATGACGATCGCTGCCGCGCCGGCCGCTGCCGTCACAGCCAGCCAGCTTCCCCCCCAACGTGGCTTCCGGTGGTCGCCAGCTTCAAGTACGCGATTGCGAGCCGCATGCAGTCTGGCGAGCGTGGGCGCATCGAGGTGCTCTTCGCTGCCGCGAAGCTGATCCTGCAATTGCTTTTCGAGATCGTTGCTCATGTTCTCAGCTCGCCGTATCTGCTGTCAGCGTGGCGCGCAGACTGTGCAGGGCGCGTGAATAGAGGGTCTTCACCGTGCCTTCGGTACAGCCCATCGCGGCAGCCGCTTCAGCCGTCGAGAAGCCTTGCCAGCAGCGCAGCATGAAAGCCTGCTGCTGGCGCAGCGACAGCGCATTGATCGCCGCTTCGACAGCTGCAAGGTTCTGCCCGATGTCGACCAGCTCATCCGGCTGTTGTCCGGCAGGCATTGGCAGGCTGTCCATCGCGTCGTCGTTATCTTCCACACTGCTGCCAAACCAGCGGTCAAAGATCTTCCCGCTCTGCCGCTGCTGCCTGTGCCAGTCGGTCATGGCATTGCCCAGAATCCGGTAGAACAGGGGCGTCCATTCCGCTGCAGGTCGGCTCCGGTAGGATCTGACCAGCCTCAGCATGGCGTCCTGCACGATATCGAGCGCCGCGTCGGCATCACCGGTGCTGATGCGCGCCATCCTGAAGGCCCGGCGTTCCACACCGGCCAGAAAGCTGTCGAGCGTGTCAGTGGTGCCCAAAGGTACATGGCTCTTGTCTGAACTGTGGTCAATGCTAACCCGCAGGTCACGGTCTGCTGTTGTCATATAGTCCGGTTAAACGCTTGGGTGGCCAGGTGGTTGACGTGGGTCCGGCATGAAAAGACATCCGCTTCTCGCTTATATCGCGGTGGCCTGGCTGTGGACCTGGGTGACGATCTTGCCTCTGCTGTTGCAGAAGCGCGGCCTGGTCGACTTCGGCCTGCCGGATGCCTGGGAGGTCATCGGCGCCTTCGGGCCCTGCATCGCGGCCTGTGTGGTTCTGCGTCACACCGAAGGGCGGGGTGGCCTTGCCGCCCTGTGGCAGGGCCTGAGCCGATGGCGTCTGGGTGCGGCAGGCTGGGCACTGACACTCCTTTCACCACTGGCATTTCTGGCGCTGGCTGCCGGGCTGACCGTCCTGCAGACCGGTACGCCGCCATCATGGCAGGCGCTGTCCACCGGACGTCTGGGCAGTCTGTCGGAAGTCCTCGATCTGGTTCTCGTCGCGGCACTGCTGCAGGCGCTGGGCGAGGAACCCGGCTGGCGAGGCTACCTGCTGCCGAGGATGCTGAATCGCTTCAGGATACTGCCGGCGACCCTGCTCCTGTTTCCGGTGTGGTGGTTGTGGCACCTGCCATTTTTTCTAAGCCGGCCGGCATTCGGGCTGGCGCAGTTTTTCGGCTTTGGTTTTGGAATCCTCTGCGCGTCGGTCTGGCTCAGCTTCCTGCGTGAACGGACGCGCAGCATTCTTGCGGCGGTGGTCTGGCACGCAGTGCTGAACATCACCCGGGGCATCGCCCTGGGCTTTTCCACCGGGATGTTTCTGGCCTACGGGATGGTGGTGGCGGCCGGCGCTGCGCTGATCGTGGGCTGGTGGCTGATACGAGGGACCCGGTCGGGATCCACGCAATAATGGCCTCGAATCCGTTGCCCCCTGTTTGTCGAAGTGCACAGAAGGGGCACATTCCGCAATAATGGCCAGGCATGCAGATGACAACACCAGACAGGTTCTCGGCTGATCTTCTCGAGCGCAGCGCCTCCGGTTATGCCGGCTTCGCCGCGGCGCTGATGCTCGAGCGTGATCCGGCCATGCAGGAGCGCGATGGCGCCGGTGCACCGGCCGCGTGGCGTTCGCACCTGACCCAGCGTGTGCTCGATCTGGCCGCAGCCCTGTCGGCAGGTGAGCCGCAGCTCTTTACGGGCCGGGTGTTGTGGACGCGCAAGGCCTTCCGCGCCCAGGCGCGGGACGAGGCGGACATCCGGCGGAGCATCCAGGCGCTGCGCGATGTGCTGGCCGAGCGACTCCCGAAGCCGGCGCTCGACGCGCCCCTGGCCTGTCTCGACGCGACACTGGACGAACTCGCCGCGCCCCCTGGCGCACCGGAGCCGACTGAACTGGATCCGCAACGTCCAACGGATCGCCTGGCCCTCGAATATCTGCAGAAGATCCTCGAGGGCAATGCGGCCGAAGCGGTGCGTCTTGCCAGCAGCGCGGTGGCCAACGGTCTCGGCCCGCAGGCGTTGTACATGCAGGTGCTGCTGCCGGCCCAGCGTGAAGTCGGGCGCTTGTGGCATGCCGGCGAACTGAGCGTCGCCGAGGAGCACATGGTGACGGCGGTTACCCAGCGTGCGATGGCAGTGGTGATCAGCCAGGCCGCACCCTTGCCCGCCAACGGGCACACGGCCGTCGTCGCGGCGGTATCCGGCAATGTGCACGACATCGGCCTGCGTGCGCTGGCCGACATGTACCAGCTGGCCGGCTGGCGCGTGATCTACGCGGGTTCCGATGTGCCGATGCTGGATCTGCCGGCGCTGCTCGGCTTTTATGAAGCCGATCTGCTGATGCTGGGGGCGACCCTGGTCACGCATATACCCCGTGTGGAGCAGGCGATCGCCGCGATCCGGGAACGCTGCGAGCGTCCGGTACGTATCGTGGTCGGTGGTGCGGCTTTCGACGACGCGCCCGATCTGTGGTCGCGCATCGGCAGCGATGGCTATGCCGCCAGTATCGATGAGGCCCTGGCGCTCGGTGCCCGGCTGGTCGGCATCAGCTGATACTCAGCCCCGCCGTGTACGGCGGAGCACGGCACGTCTTCCGGCAAGTTGCAGGGCCAGCACCGCAAGGCTGCAGAGGCCGAGCACGATCAGCCATATCCCGGTGCGAAACTCGATGTACTGAAACGCCAGGCCGTGTGCCGCAGTCAGGGCGAACACGCCATAGGCCCAGCGTTGCAGGAACTTCCAGCGTTGTGCGCCGAGTACGCGCAATGCCAGGTTGCTGGAAACGGCCAGCAGCAGCAGGCAAACGATGCCGATGAGGTAGCCGCTGATGATGCTGGCCTGTCCGACCGGAAACGACAGCGGCTGGTTATCCGTACCGTTGATGTAACGGCCGTAGTACACGGGCGTCATCACCACGACGGTTGCGGCAAGCAGATGTGCGAGCGCGGTGATTGCCGCCCAGATGCCGAGATCCCTTCGCAGCAGGGAATTGACTGTGGGCTGTCCGCCATGCAGTACCCGCCACGGCCCGATGCACAGTGCTGCTGCCAGCAGCGCGAAGCACAGCCAGGCGGTGAGCAGGCTCAGCCGGGCTGTCGCTTCTGTCGGTTCACCGGCATACCAGGTTGCAGCGCAGAGCGCCGCAACGACCACTGACATCCCCAGATGCCGCCAGATTCGTGTCATTGTGCGCCGGCGGGCGCCAGCCGGCAGTCGGGCTTGTCGAACACCAGTTGCACGGTGCCGATCGCACGCTCCATGAAACCCGCTTCGCAATAGAGCAGATACCACTCCCACATGCGGATGAACTCGTCCGGATAGCCGAGACGGCGGACTTCCGGCAGGCGCTGGAGGAAACGCTCGCGCCAGATGTGCAGCGTGCGTGCGTAGTCGAGGCCGATTTCCTGCATATGCGTCAGCTGCAGATCGGTCATGCGCGAAACCGCAGAGCTGATCGAAGTGATCGATGGCAGGGCCCCGCCCGGGAAAATGTACTTTTGTATGAAGTCCACCGCATGCCGGGCCCGTTCGTGATAGCGATCGGCGATGGTGATGGACTGCAGCAGCATGCGGCCGGCCGGTTTGAGCCGCTCGCTGCAGATCCGGAAGTACTGGTCCACAAAACGGTGGCCGACCGCCTCGATCATCTCCACCGACACGAGCTTGTCGAACTGGCCCTGCAGATCGCGGTAATCCTGGCTCAGTACCGCGATGCGATCGGCGAGTCCTGCCTCCTGCACCCGACGCTGTGCAAAGCGGAACTGGTTTTCCGAGATCGTGGTGGTCGTGACCCGGCAGCCATGGTGGCGCGCCGCATGGATGGCAAGGCCACCCCAGCCGGTGCCGATTTCCAGCAGGTGATCGCCGGCTTTCAGTTCGAGTTTGCGGCAGATCAGGTCGAGCTTGTGCAGGGAGGCCTCTTCGAGTGTTGCGCCGGCGTGCGGAAAGACGGCCGCCGAGTACATCATCGCCGGATCGAGGAACAGGCTGAACAGTTCGTCGCCCAGATCGTAATGGGCGTGGATGTTGCGCCGGCTGCCCGCACGCGTATTGCGGTGTCGCCAGTGAGCGAGACGCAGCAGTGTGCTGCCGAAGCGCGCCATGCCGGATTCAATCCCGTCCATCGCTTCGCGGTTGATGACCAGCAGGCGCATGGCCGCGAGCAGATCGTTGCTGCTGAACTTTCCGGCCATCCAGGCTTCACCGGCACCGATGGTCCCGCCGCTGGCGATATCCAGCCAGGCAGACAGGTCGTGAATCCGCACGCTTGTGTCGATGGCTGCAGGACCGGATGTCTGCCCGAAAACGGCCGTGCCCAGCGCATCCTGGATGTGCAGCCGGCCGTGGCGCAGGGCACGCAAGTGCCGATGCACGGCGCGCCGGGCCAGGCGGATGGCGAGGCCCGTGTGCTGCGCGGTGGAGTTGCTCTCCACACTGTCAAAGGTGTCGTCGAAATCGTTCATGCGGCCTTCCGGTTCTCTGGACGATCGTATACCGGCGCGCGCTTGCGCCATAGTTTCAGTGCCTGCCAGTGGATCAGGCTGGCCACCCGCAGGGTGGCGAAGGGGTCGGTGGCAAGCACGCGGGCCAGCGAGGCGGAACTGATGGCCTGGCGTTCGAAGCTGAGGTGGGCATCGAAACGCCGGGCACCATCGCGCCAGTTTTCCAGTGCCAGCGCCAGCCGTTCGCCCGGTGGCGCCAGCTTGCAGACGTAGCGCATGTCCAGCGGCATGAAGGGCGAAACGTGAAAGGTCTTGGCGAACTCGAAGCGTATGCCGTTGTTGGCGATCGGCCGACCGCCGGTCAGTACATAGGGGTGCATCTGCCGCCATGGCATGTTGCTGACTTCAAGCACCACCGCTTCCAGGGTTCCGTGTTGATCGAAACAGTAGTACGCGCTCATCGGGTTGAAGTTGTAGCCAAAGTAGCTGAAGTGCGTCAGCAGCCGGATCGGACCGGCCGGCCGGAAGCCGGCCTCGGCTTCCACCAGGTCGCGGATCGTGCGCTCCAGTGGAATGGCCGCATCACCACAGTGATCGCTGCGTCTGAAGCGGGCGGGGGCGGGGCGGTGTGCCGACCAGAACCAGTAGCCGTCAAACAGGTGATCGAGTTCCGCCAGGTCCACATACATCATGAACAGCTGGTAGCGGAAGTCGTGGCGCACGGGATGAAAGCGCCGGTGGCTGACCTGACCCTGATAGATGCAGCTGTGCATGCTCAGGCTACCGCCTGTGTTTCGGTCGTGGTTTCTGCCGCGGTCCCGTCCAGGACGAGGCCGGTGATTCGCGTGAAAGCATCGCACACGGCGATTGCGCTGCGTACCCCGTCTTCGTGGAAACCATAACCCCACCAGGCGCCACAATAGTAGCTGCGATTCACGCCGTTGATCTCGGCGTGCCGCTGCTGGGCCGCGATCGTCGCGTGGTTGTACACCGGGTGCATGTAGTTGAGTCGCTCCACGACAGCCCGCGGATCCACGGCGCCAGTGTCGTTCAGGGTCAGCAGAAATTCCCGTGGGCCGGGCAGCGACTGCAGGCGGGTGAGGTCGTAGGTCACGGATACGCGACCGCTGTCCTGTGTGCTGCTGCGATGGTAGTTCCAGGCTGCCCGGGCACGCCGGGTGCGGGGCATCAGGCTTGCGTCGGTGTGCAGTACCGCTTCGTTGTCCTGGAATGAAACGGCGCCGAGTATCTCGCGCTCGGCCGTCGATGGATCGCGCAGCATGCTGAGTGCCTGATCGCTGTGACAGGCCAGCACGACGTGGTCGTAGCTGGCTTCCGCCCGCCCGCGTGCCTTGATCACCACCCGGTCGGCATGCCGCTGCACCCACTCGACCGGGGTATTGAGCAGCAACCGGTCGCGAAGCGGGGTGATGATGGCGCGCACATATTCCCGCGCGCCGCCGCTCACCGTCATCCACTGCGGTCGCCCTGTGGTCTGCAACAGCCCGTGGTTGCTGAAGAAGTGCCCGAAATGGCTGGCGGGAAAGTCGAGGATGCGTGCCGGTTCCGCCGACCAGATGGCACCGGCCATCGGCAGCAGGTAGTCGTCGAGCATGGGACCCTTGAAGCCGTGCTGGTCCAGGAAGTCGCCGAGGGTCCGCTCGGGTGGCGCCGCCAGCAGCTCGCCGCCGAGACGGTTGAAGCGCAGGATGTCGAGCAGCATCCGGTAGTGGGCCGGGCGCAGCAGGTTGCGGCGCTGGGCAAAAATCGCGTTGAAGTCGGTATCGCCGCGATATTCGACGCCGCTGTCTGCACAGCGAAAGCTGAAGCTCATGTCTGCGGGCTGATATGCCACGCCCAGGACGCGCAGCAGCCTTGTGAAATGGGGGTAATTCCGCTCGTTGAAGACCAGAAAGCCGGTATCCATGGCAAGACGCTGCCCGTCCATCGCCACATCGACCGTATGGCTGTGGCCGCCGGGCCGGCTGTCGGCCTCGAAAATGGTCAGCTCGCAGTGTCCGGACAACCGATGGGCGGCATACAGGCCCGAAATGCCGCTGCCGATAATCGCTACGCGCACGTGAATCCCCCTGCAGGGTTATGGTTGCATAGAATGTGATTCGTTGCTGGTGTGCAGCCGGATGCACTTTTTCTGAATCAGATTTGCACCTGGCGACGAATCCCTGTTGCCACCTGTACGTGGCCTGATGGAGAGATCGCTGATGCCTGCCATGCAAACGAGCTTCAACGGATGCCGCAGAGGCCGGTGCGGACTGCTTTTACTGCTCACCGGCGTGGTGGCTGGCTGCGGCGGGTCGCCGGTACCCCTGCCGGAACTCAACGCCTCCTATGAGCAGGCGCTGGCGCGCACCGCGCCGCTGGCGGTCGTTCACGAGCCCGGCAGCGAGGCACAGCGGGTGGCGTTCGATCGCCTGCAGGCCTACTTCAGGGACATGACGGCAGCCTCGGTCCGCGAGCAGACGGCCAACGTCTATGCGCCCGAGGCCTATCTCAATGACACCCTCGTGGGTATCAATGGCGTGGCAGGCATCCAGGCCTACCTCGGGCACACGATGGAGGACACCCGGAAGCTGGATGTCCGCTTTCTGGATCGTGCCCAGTCCGGCATCGATTACTTCGTGCGCTGGGAGATGACCGTTGAACACGGGTCGCTCGCCGGCGGCAAGCCGGTGCTGAGTTATGGCGTCACGCAGTTCCGGTTCGACAGCGAGGGACGCGTCTTGCTGCACAAGGATTTCTGGGATTCAGGCACGGCGCTTTATGAGCAGCTGCCGGTGCTCGGCAGCGTTGTCCGCCGCGTGCGTGCCGCCGCCGAAGCGGGGGCGGAATAAACATGCTGATTGATTTGTGCGAGCGCGGCCTGGTTCCGGATCTCATCACCCGCGCCGGCATGCGACGGCTGATGGCCAGTCGTCTGGTGCAGGAGTCGGCCGATCGCGGGCTTGCCGAGGCCGAGCAGTTTCGCCGCCGGCTGGCCGAGCTGCGCAGCAGTCCGGTGGCAATCGAGACCGACAAGGCCAATGAGCAGCACTACGAGGTACCGGCAGCATTCTTCCGTCAGGTGCTCGGTACGCATCTGAAGTACAGCTGCTGCTGGTACGGTGAGGGTGTGCAGGACCTTGATGCGGCGGAAGCCGCCATGCTGCGCCTCAGTTGCGAGCGGGCCGAGCTCGCCGATGGCCAGCGCATCCTCGAGCTGGGCTGCGGCTGGGGTTCACTCACGCTGTGGATGGCAGCGCACTATCCGCGCAGCCGGATCACCGCGGTATCGAACTCGGCGTCGCAGCGCGAGTTCATCGTCGGGCAGGCGCGTGAACGCGGCCTTTCCAACGTCGAGGTGATCACGGCCGATGCCAATGCGTTCAGTACGGACCAGCGCTTTGACCGGGTCGTTTCGGTCGAGATGTTCGAGCACATGCGCAACTACGCCACGCTGATGGGACGCATTGCCGGCTGGCTGCAGCCGGGTGGCAAGCTCTTCGTGCATATCTTCTGTCATCGCACGCTGATGTATCCCTTCACCACCGGCGACAGCTACGACTGGATGGCAAAGTATTTCTTCAGCGGCGGGTTGATGCCGGCCGAATCGACCCTGCTGTATTTCCAGGAGCAGCTGAAGATCGAGGAGCAGTGGCGTGTGCCGGGCACGCACTATGCGCGTACGGCGAACGACTGGCTGGCCCGTCAGGACCGCAATCGCGAGGCGGTGATGGCGGTCCTGAGACAGGCCCATGGGCCGGCCGACGCGCTGCTCTGGTTCAACCGCTGGCGCATGTTCTTCATGGCCGTCGCCGAGCTGTTCGGTTATGCGCGTGGCACCGAGTGGTTTGTCGCCCATTACCGCTTCGCGCGGCCATGAGTCCGGCATGAACAACCTGTTGCCGCTCGCCCTGTCCGGTTTCAGCGCAACGCTCACGCTGATGCTGGTTGCATGGCTGATCAGTCTCCGCA
Coding sequences within:
- a CDS encoding DUF1365 domain-containing protein, which translates into the protein MHSCIYQGQVSHRRFHPVRHDFRYQLFMMYVDLAELDHLFDGYWFWSAHRPAPARFRRSDHCGDAAIPLERTIRDLVEAEAGFRPAGPIRLLTHFSYFGYNFNPMSAYYCFDQHGTLEAVVLEVSNMPWRQMHPYVLTGGRPIANNGIRFEFAKTFHVSPFMPLDMRYVCKLAPPGERLALALENWRDGARRFDAHLSFERQAISSASLARVLATDPFATLRVASLIHWQALKLWRKRAPVYDRPENRKAA
- a CDS encoding FAD-dependent oxidoreductase, whose protein sequence is MRVAIIGSGISGLYAAHRLSGHCELTIFEADSRPGGHSHTVDVAMDGQRLAMDTGFLVFNERNYPHFTRLLRVLGVAYQPADMSFSFRCADSGVEYRGDTDFNAIFAQRRNLLRPAHYRMLLDILRFNRLGGELLAAPPERTLGDFLDQHGFKGPMLDDYLLPMAGAIWSAEPARILDFPASHFGHFFSNHGLLQTTGRPQWMTVSGGAREYVRAIITPLRDRLLLNTPVEWVQRHADRVVIKARGRAEASYDHVVLACHSDQALSMLRDPSTAEREILGAVSFQDNEAVLHTDASLMPRTRRARAAWNYHRSSTQDSGRVSVTYDLTRLQSLPGPREFLLTLNDTGAVDPRAVVERLNYMHPVYNHATIAAQQRHAEINGVNRSYYCGAWWGYGFHEDGVRSAIAVCDAFTRITGLVLDGTAAETTTETQAVA
- a CDS encoding nuclear transport factor 2 family protein, translating into MPAMQTSFNGCRRGRCGLLLLLTGVVAGCGGSPVPLPELNASYEQALARTAPLAVVHEPGSEAQRVAFDRLQAYFRDMTAASVREQTANVYAPEAYLNDTLVGINGVAGIQAYLGHTMEDTRKLDVRFLDRAQSGIDYFVRWEMTVEHGSLAGGKPVLSYGVTQFRFDSEGRVLLHKDFWDSGTALYEQLPVLGSVVRRVRAAAEAGAE
- a CDS encoding class I SAM-dependent methyltransferase, which translates into the protein MLIDLCERGLVPDLITRAGMRRLMASRLVQESADRGLAEAEQFRRRLAELRSSPVAIETDKANEQHYEVPAAFFRQVLGTHLKYSCCWYGEGVQDLDAAEAAMLRLSCERAELADGQRILELGCGWGSLTLWMAAHYPRSRITAVSNSASQREFIVGQARERGLSNVEVITADANAFSTDQRFDRVVSVEMFEHMRNYATLMGRIAGWLQPGGKLFVHIFCHRTLMYPFTTGDSYDWMAKYFFSGGLMPAESTLLYFQEQLKIEEQWRVPGTHYARTANDWLARQDRNREAVMAVLRQAHGPADALLWFNRWRMFFMAVAELFGYARGTEWFVAHYRFARP